The following are encoded in a window of Flavobacterium cupriresistens genomic DNA:
- a CDS encoding XRE family transcriptional regulator: MEIHAKIKRIIDEMNLNNNSFAKLIGVTSTTIDSITGGRLQSDGNRKRTKPGFDLINSIIKHCNVNPEYFFGDSEEIFVTATNSNDVNLKLPKIITVNEKGDENINFIGVKARAGYLDGYSDPEYMESLPSFSMPMLKNGTYRCFEIKGNSMSTTIHDGDYLFGKYVDNFDDILDGRIYVIISKNDGVVVKRVLNRIRESGKLILKSDNRDGNYPMYSIYAEDILEVWYASMYASKQMPDPINIYEKLHTLESKFYELEETLKKKLN; this comes from the coding sequence ATGGAAATACACGCTAAAATAAAACGTATTATAGACGAGATGAATCTGAATAATAATTCCTTTGCTAAGTTAATAGGAGTAACCAGTACTACAATAGACAGTATTACTGGTGGCAGATTACAATCTGATGGAAACAGGAAAAGAACTAAACCGGGCTTCGATCTGATCAATAGTATAATTAAACACTGTAATGTAAATCCGGAATATTTTTTTGGTGACAGCGAAGAGATTTTTGTGACTGCAACAAATAGTAATGACGTCAATTTAAAATTACCTAAGATTATAACGGTAAATGAAAAAGGAGACGAGAATATTAATTTTATAGGGGTGAAGGCACGCGCCGGTTATTTAGACGGTTATTCTGATCCGGAATATATGGAGAGTCTTCCTTCCTTTAGCATGCCAATGTTAAAAAACGGAACCTACAGATGTTTTGAAATTAAAGGAAATTCGATGTCAACCACCATACACGACGGCGATTATCTTTTTGGAAAATACGTTGATAATTTTGATGATATACTCGACGGAAGGATTTATGTTATTATCAGTAAGAATGACGGAGTTGTTGTAAAAAGAGTGCTAAACCGAATCAGAGAGAGTGGAAAATTAATCCTTAAATCAGACAACAGAGACGGGAATTATCCGATGTATTCGATTTATGCAGAGGATATTTTGGAAGTTTGGTACGCCAGTATGTACGCTTCTAAGCAAATGCCGGATCCGATTAATATTTATGAAAAACTACATACACTTGAAAGTAAATTCTACGAATTGGAAGAGACTTTAAAGAAAAAACTTAATTAA
- a CDS encoding DUF2586 domain-containing protein, with protein sequence MSTLNDVVISKLSGGLGRRTPEQDMVSGLLFDGVATATLALDKIERLASLEDAKALGITADYDVNGQSAYYQIQQFFRMNPSGDLYILATTADSYPAIAAKAMEMQELANGNIRQMAIIFSGSASAKDVAAAARTAQTQAALGYKDYMPFEVILEGKGFIAAEATSLDTLGAENVSVVVAMDAEKAFEKKLVQKDTLKLYTLAPNETVAKGDDEGIYFVFDDQNEPKKVNGVAIEFIYTDSYKNTAAVGLALGAISRAKVSENIAWIEKFNLTGEGFAKAGFIGGQEIKTLGTLETLNEKRYIFARTHTGLPGLYFNDSHTCIAGTSDYAYVENNRTINKATRLLRTALLPKLASPVLVDIDGKLPQSVSKSFEGLCRSALEGMVANQEVSAFDVYVDPKQNILATSELKVVAEITPVGTARKIKVDLGFKNPFGIDKA encoded by the coding sequence ATGAGTACATTAAACGATGTAGTGATTAGCAAACTATCAGGCGGATTAGGAAGAAGAACTCCGGAACAGGACATGGTTTCAGGATTACTTTTTGACGGGGTTGCGACTGCAACATTAGCATTAGACAAAATAGAGCGTTTAGCTTCATTAGAGGATGCGAAAGCGTTAGGAATTACGGCTGATTATGATGTAAATGGACAATCGGCATACTACCAAATTCAACAATTCTTCAGAATGAATCCTTCAGGAGACTTGTATATTTTGGCAACTACTGCCGACTCGTACCCGGCTATCGCTGCAAAAGCAATGGAAATGCAAGAACTGGCAAACGGAAACATTCGCCAAATGGCAATAATTTTTAGCGGCAGTGCATCAGCTAAAGATGTGGCAGCTGCAGCCAGAACAGCACAAACACAAGCAGCACTTGGTTATAAAGACTATATGCCTTTTGAAGTTATTTTAGAAGGGAAAGGTTTTATTGCAGCAGAAGCTACTTCTTTGGATACATTGGGTGCAGAAAATGTATCTGTTGTCGTAGCCATGGATGCCGAAAAAGCATTTGAAAAAAAGTTAGTTCAAAAAGACACTTTAAAACTTTATACACTAGCTCCAAATGAAACAGTGGCTAAAGGAGATGATGAGGGTATTTATTTCGTATTTGATGATCAAAACGAACCTAAAAAAGTAAATGGAGTCGCTATTGAATTCATTTACACCGATTCATACAAAAATACCGCAGCGGTAGGATTGGCATTGGGAGCTATCTCCAGAGCAAAAGTGTCTGAGAATATTGCCTGGATCGAAAAATTCAATCTTACAGGTGAAGGTTTTGCAAAAGCAGGTTTTATTGGTGGGCAAGAAATTAAAACGTTGGGAACTTTAGAAACGTTAAACGAAAAAAGATACATTTTCGCGAGAACCCATACTGGTTTACCGGGTCTTTATTTTAATGATAGTCATACTTGTATTGCAGGTACTTCAGATTATGCTTATGTAGAAAACAACCGTACGATCAACAAAGCAACTCGTTTGTTACGTACTGCCTTATTACCAAAATTAGCTTCTCCGGTTTTAGTTGATATCGATGGTAAATTACCACAATCTGTTTCAAAAAGCTTCGAAGGTTTATGCAGAAGCGCCTTAGAAGGAATGGTAGCCAATCAGGAAGTATCTGCATTTGATGTTTATGTAGATCCAAAACAAAACATCCTGGCTACTTCAGAATTAAAAGTAGTTGCTGAGATTACACCGGTTGGAACGGCTCGTAAAATTAAAGTTGATTTAGGATTCAAAAATCCTTTTGGAATTGACAAAGCCTAA
- a CDS encoding M15 family metallopeptidase has product MDQTTKKHIDLLHPTVREEVTKIIAECDLALTGRAKVRITQGLRTFSEQDDLYAFGRTKPGKKVTNAKGGQSIHNFGFAVDICLIIDGKVASWDTAKDWDNDQISDWQECVKIFAKYNWNWGGDWKTFKDLPHFDKKGCGDWKQLSKLKRDKKNYVILYK; this is encoded by the coding sequence ATGGATCAAACAACAAAAAAACACATCGATTTGCTTCATCCTACCGTGAGAGAAGAAGTTACCAAAATTATCGCGGAATGCGATCTTGCCCTGACCGGAAGAGCAAAAGTACGCATTACACAAGGGCTCAGAACTTTTTCGGAACAGGACGATCTTTATGCTTTTGGACGAACCAAACCCGGAAAAAAAGTAACCAATGCCAAAGGTGGTCAATCGATTCACAATTTTGGTTTTGCGGTTGACATCTGTCTTATTATAGACGGCAAAGTTGCTTCATGGGATACCGCAAAAGACTGGGACAACGACCAGATTTCGGATTGGCAGGAATGTGTGAAAATTTTCGCCAAATACAACTGGAACTGGGGCGGCGACTGGAAAACTTTTAAAGATCTACCACACTTTGACAAAAAAGGATGTGGTGACTGGAAACAACTCAGCAAGTTAAAAAGAGACAAAAAAAACTATGTAATCTTATACAAGTAA
- a CDS encoding fibronectin type III domain-containing protein, producing the protein MKRINFSHSGGFPLEQETLERLQSAYRSELYEALKRHLSIKTPATIGEAINYIIAPATSEKQGLAVIHQIEKNAQGEEKIEGILYPIAKGAQDSCLKTTRTGTSLVYGTGTFQTAYFDYEAQYISQTDYNNADRSGTTNTDALTVYYYELDDFQIVKDIAAIEAILQRLQNEIDAIENDIATVVKPKISAIESDIANVVKPKINAIESDIANVVKPKINAIESDIANVVKPKISAIEGDIANVVKPRITAIEGDIANVVKPKITAIEGDIANVVKPRISAIEGDIANVVKPGINENTNQINVIKDTYLPLDGSKAMTGNLTVGGNITVNTTDQVEATKSETPLLVLKGGNKIAKTDISIKALMDRLIALEARPAATGIPVGIVAIWGRPANQIPTGWKEYEPLQGRMPVGLYNPDFQERGKQFVQRSYYQNLTFYFENGTRIWPFDTLGKAGGYVAKSLNVDEMPPHNHPLATDSAGTSDMNTVVMEGTRNNDEGWSDTNTTGSRGNGNSFPLQSPYRVVQFIEYTGGSDPTIIPSTPVKLTYSFEPPSLIVFEWEASIDNNSGIRYELWSKKSGEEYKLHSTDSLVTRNFFAATNTTYHFQVYAIDSDNNRSLPSNELIIPIP; encoded by the coding sequence ATGAAAAGAATAAATTTTAGTCATTCAGGAGGATTTCCACTCGAACAAGAAACTTTAGAAAGACTTCAGTCCGCCTACAGGTCTGAATTATACGAAGCATTAAAAAGACATTTAAGTATTAAGACTCCTGCCACTATTGGAGAAGCCATAAATTATATTATAGCTCCCGCAACAAGCGAGAAACAAGGCTTGGCAGTGATACACCAAATCGAAAAAAACGCTCAGGGAGAAGAAAAAATAGAGGGCATTTTGTATCCAATTGCAAAAGGAGCCCAAGACAGCTGCTTAAAAACGACCCGAACAGGGACCAGTTTAGTATATGGTACGGGAACATTTCAAACCGCCTATTTTGATTACGAAGCCCAATACATCAGTCAAACCGACTATAACAATGCCGATAGAAGCGGTACAACTAATACTGATGCCTTAACGGTATATTATTATGAATTGGACGATTTCCAAATAGTTAAGGATATTGCTGCTATTGAAGCCATTCTGCAAAGATTGCAGAATGAAATTGATGCGATAGAAAATGATATCGCTACTGTTGTTAAACCAAAAATTAGTGCCATAGAAAGCGATATTGCCAACGTCGTTAAACCAAAAATTAATGCAATAGAAAGTGACATCGCCAATGTTGTTAAGCCAAAAATTAATGCAATAGAAAGCGATATCGCCAATGTCGTTAAACCAAAAATTAGTGCAATCGAAGGCGATATTGCTAATGTCGTTAAGCCAAGAATTACTGCAATCGAAGGTGATATTGCTAATGTCGTTAAGCCAAAAATTACTGCAATCGAAGGTGATATTGCTAATGTCGTTAAACCAAGAATTAGTGCAATCGAAGGAGATATTGCTAATGTCGTTAAGCCGGGGATCAACGAAAACACTAACCAAATTAATGTAATTAAAGATACCTACCTACCTCTTGACGGCTCAAAAGCCATGACAGGAAATTTGACTGTAGGAGGAAACATAACTGTAAATACAACGGATCAGGTAGAAGCAACAAAATCCGAAACGCCTTTGTTAGTACTAAAAGGAGGAAATAAGATTGCTAAAACTGATATCTCTATCAAAGCCCTAATGGACCGTCTCATTGCTTTAGAAGCAAGACCCGCAGCAACTGGAATACCTGTCGGTATCGTTGCCATTTGGGGCAGGCCTGCTAATCAAATTCCAACAGGATGGAAAGAATATGAACCATTACAAGGAAGAATGCCAGTTGGACTTTATAATCCTGACTTTCAAGAACGAGGTAAACAATTTGTCCAAAGAAGTTATTATCAAAATTTAACTTTTTATTTTGAGAATGGGACCAGAATATGGCCATTTGATACCTTAGGAAAAGCTGGAGGATATGTAGCAAAATCTTTGAATGTTGATGAAATGCCTCCACACAACCATCCTTTAGCTACTGATTCCGCCGGAACGTCGGACATGAATACAGTAGTAATGGAAGGTACACGAAATAACGATGAGGGATGGTCTGACACTAACACAACCGGATCAAGAGGAAATGGTAATTCTTTTCCACTACAAAGTCCTTACAGAGTAGTTCAATTTATTGAATATACGGGAGGCTCAGATCCTACAATAATACCATCAACTCCAGTAAAATTAACCTACTCCTTTGAACCACCAAGTCTGATCGTATTTGAATGGGAAGCTTCAATAGACAATAACAGTGGAATTCGTTATGAACTATGGTCTAAAAAATCTGGAGAAGAATATAAATTACATTCGACTGACTCTCTAGTCACTCGCAATTTTTTTGCTGCAACTAACACAACATATCATTTTCAGGTATACGCTATAGATAGTGATAACAATAGATCACTTCCTTCTAACGAACTCATCATTCCTATACCGTAA
- a CDS encoding phage holin family protein, with the protein MIHKISEYSNEIKLLLYGIFVYLEMDVEIVKVLFYLMVLDTILGIIKTIVLGNAFSFKKLALGFVSKLAVLLIPTALALMSKGLNYNFKWFVTIVMDLLIVSDGISIISNIIAIKTKKEVENFDAMTLILKSIRNSLIRLFKKLLITIDPKFHTEK; encoded by the coding sequence ATGATCCATAAAATTTCAGAATATTCAAACGAAATCAAATTATTGCTTTATGGCATTTTTGTTTACTTAGAAATGGATGTCGAAATTGTGAAAGTATTGTTTTACTTAATGGTATTAGATACTATTTTAGGCATTATCAAAACTATAGTATTAGGAAATGCTTTTAGCTTTAAAAAACTGGCTTTAGGATTTGTATCCAAATTAGCCGTGCTGTTAATCCCTACCGCTTTGGCCTTAATGAGTAAAGGGCTTAACTATAACTTTAAATGGTTTGTAACCATTGTCATGGATCTGCTTATCGTAAGTGACGGCATCTCGATAATCAGTAATATTATTGCCATAAAGACAAAAAAAGAAGTAGAAAATTTCGATGCCATGACACTAATTCTCAAATCGATTAGAAATAGTTTGATACGGCTGTTTAAAAAACTTCTAATCACTATTGATCCTAAATTTCATACCGAAAAATAA
- a CDS encoding HlyD family secretion protein, translating to MEELNDDLKIYSEEVRDILSDPPKTIQKWGNTILLVFIVILFLISWFVKYPDIIVSQIVITTNTPPQKLVVKTSGRIEAILVKDKTLVKQNMPLAILENSAKYQDVFVLKNILDTININKSAFPFEKLNTAQLGEVESAFANFRKESVADQLNAKLQPYRVEGTAQNYEAIQLQERLNLLESQKEINQSELVLQKNELNRFETLFQKGIYSSQEVERQRLLFLQAQKSYKGLLSTISQLKSALNELNRSSKTTHINESKELINLENNKIQAFYQLKKAVKDWELNYVLRSSIDGKISFLQIWAENQPVEAGVTIFAIIPSRESGYIGKVKAPTLNSGKIKVGQKVNIKLTNFPYREFGILKGKTQAISLTPDKEGNLLVDVLLPNGLETSYKKGIPFQQEMQGNADIVTEDLRLIERLLYQFRDIFER from the coding sequence ATGGAAGAACTAAATGATGACCTGAAAATATACAGTGAGGAAGTAAGAGATATTTTATCTGACCCTCCCAAAACCATTCAGAAGTGGGGCAATACAATATTATTGGTATTTATAGTGATCCTGTTTTTAATCTCCTGGTTTGTAAAATACCCGGATATTATAGTTTCGCAAATCGTGATTACAACCAATACGCCACCGCAGAAATTAGTTGTTAAAACATCAGGTAGGATTGAGGCTATTTTAGTAAAAGACAAAACACTAGTCAAGCAAAATATGCCACTGGCGATACTCGAAAATTCGGCTAAATACCAAGACGTATTTGTTCTGAAAAATATTTTGGATACAATAAATATAAACAAGAGTGCATTTCCATTTGAGAAATTAAACACTGCACAACTGGGAGAGGTAGAAAGTGCTTTTGCCAACTTCAGAAAAGAAAGTGTGGCCGATCAGTTAAATGCAAAACTGCAACCGTATCGCGTAGAAGGAACGGCTCAAAACTACGAAGCAATTCAGCTTCAGGAACGATTAAATCTTTTAGAGTCGCAAAAAGAAATCAATCAGAGTGAATTAGTGCTCCAGAAAAATGAATTGAACCGATTTGAAACCTTATTTCAAAAAGGAATTTATTCTTCGCAGGAAGTAGAAAGACAACGATTGCTTTTTTTACAGGCACAGAAAAGTTACAAAGGTTTGCTGAGTACGATTTCGCAATTAAAATCGGCATTGAATGAATTAAATCGCAGCAGTAAAACAACTCATATAAACGAAAGCAAAGAACTAATTAATCTGGAGAACAATAAAATTCAGGCCTTTTACCAATTAAAAAAGGCTGTAAAAGACTGGGAATTAAATTATGTTTTAAGATCTTCAATCGATGGTAAAATCAGTTTTTTACAAATTTGGGCAGAAAATCAACCCGTTGAAGCGGGAGTGACGATTTTTGCCATTATTCCAAGTCGCGAAAGTGGTTATATTGGAAAAGTGAAAGCTCCGACATTAAATTCGGGAAAAATAAAAGTAGGTCAGAAGGTCAACATCAAACTTACCAATTTTCCGTACAGAGAATTCGGAATATTAAAAGGCAAAACCCAGGCAATTTCTTTAACGCCGGATAAAGAAGGCAATTTATTAGTTGACGTTTTATTGCCAAACGGTTTGGAAACGTCTTATAAAAAAGGAATTCCTTTTCAGCAGGAAATGCAGGGAAATGCAGATATAGTAACGGAAGACCTGCGATTAATTGAAAGATTACTGTACCAATTTAGGGATATTTTTGAAAGATAA
- a CDS encoding peptidase domain-containing ABC transporter: MIKKNFHYFKQLDYRDCGPTCLRMIAKHYGKTFSREFLRDKAGITKIGVTMAGIVEAAEAIEMRTLGMRISLESLINEAPTPFIVPWRQKHFVVVYKTSKTKVWVADPAMGLLVYSHEDFKKAWTDTTDGTGFVLILEPNTNFNDQEEHKETLQGFSFLYPYFRPYKKLIYQIFIGLLVATVIQFILPFLMQSIVDVGVNNQDIPFIYLILISQFVLILSQTLVTVFREWILIHITSRFNIKMISDFLYKMLKLPVNYFETRNAGEHLQRITDHTRIQNFISSSSLNMVFSMVTFVIFNIILAYYDWTIFFVFIIGAVLYVGWTFFFLKKRAELDFKRFDQLSQNQTSLIQIINGVKEIKINNSQRKNRWRWEFNQISLFKTSLSTLKLAQYQTIGANFINEFKNLIITFLSAKAVVDGNLTLGMMTSIQFIVGQLNLPLSNFVLFIQSWQDAKISLERLSQVHLKEDEDLVSAHKAKELPNDKSINLKELSFRYGGKASPLILKNITCTIPEGKTTAIVGASGSGKTTLMKLLLKFYNPTKGSINIGAINLNDIHNDFWRLNCGAVMQDTFMFNDTIAGNISESEQNEFIDRDKLNNAAFVANIEDFIERLPNKYNTELGTSGIRLSGGQEQRIMIARAVYKDPFYLFFDEATSALDANNEKVIMENLENFIHGKTAIIVAHRLSTVKNADNIIVLENGEIVEQGNHEDLTKLKGKYYALVKNQLELGN; encoded by the coding sequence ATGATTAAAAAAAACTTCCACTATTTTAAACAATTGGACTACAGAGATTGTGGTCCGACTTGTTTAAGAATGATTGCCAAGCACTACGGTAAGACGTTTTCAAGAGAATTTTTAAGAGATAAAGCCGGTATAACCAAAATTGGGGTTACTATGGCGGGTATTGTCGAGGCCGCAGAAGCGATAGAAATGCGAACACTTGGCATGCGTATTTCGTTGGAAAGTTTGATCAATGAAGCTCCTACACCCTTTATTGTACCGTGGAGACAAAAGCATTTTGTTGTGGTATATAAAACTTCTAAAACAAAAGTCTGGGTTGCCGATCCGGCCATGGGGTTATTGGTTTATTCACACGAAGATTTCAAAAAAGCCTGGACCGATACTACAGACGGAACCGGCTTTGTATTAATTCTCGAACCCAATACCAACTTTAATGATCAGGAAGAACATAAAGAAACGTTGCAGGGCTTTTCGTTTCTGTATCCTTATTTCAGGCCGTATAAAAAATTAATTTATCAGATATTTATTGGCTTACTGGTTGCAACCGTCATTCAGTTTATTTTGCCTTTTCTGATGCAGTCTATAGTCGATGTCGGGGTTAATAATCAGGATATTCCTTTTATTTATTTAATTCTGATTTCGCAGTTTGTGCTGATTTTGTCGCAAACTTTGGTTACGGTTTTCAGAGAATGGATTCTGATCCATATCACCAGCCGATTTAATATAAAAATGATTTCAGATTTTTTATATAAAATGCTGAAGTTACCGGTAAATTATTTTGAAACCCGAAATGCGGGAGAACATTTACAAAGAATTACAGACCATACCCGTATTCAGAACTTTATATCTTCGTCGAGTTTGAATATGGTTTTTTCGATGGTAACCTTTGTAATATTCAATATCATTCTGGCGTACTACGATTGGACTATCTTTTTTGTATTTATAATCGGTGCAGTGCTTTATGTAGGATGGACCTTTTTCTTTTTGAAAAAAAGAGCAGAGCTGGATTTTAAAAGATTTGATCAGTTATCACAAAATCAAACGTCATTAATTCAAATTATTAATGGGGTTAAGGAAATCAAAATAAATAATTCACAACGGAAAAATCGCTGGAGATGGGAGTTTAATCAGATTAGTTTGTTTAAGACTTCTTTGAGCACTTTAAAATTAGCCCAATACCAAACTATTGGCGCTAATTTTATCAATGAATTTAAAAATCTTATCATTACATTTCTTTCTGCCAAAGCGGTTGTAGATGGCAATCTAACCCTCGGTATGATGACCTCCATACAGTTTATAGTGGGGCAACTTAACTTGCCTTTAAGTAATTTTGTGCTTTTTATTCAATCCTGGCAAGATGCAAAAATTAGTTTGGAACGTTTGTCACAAGTGCATCTTAAAGAGGACGAAGACCTTGTTTCTGCGCATAAAGCAAAAGAATTACCAAACGATAAGTCTATTAATTTAAAAGAACTGTCTTTTCGTTACGGTGGAAAAGCGTCTCCTTTAATTTTAAAAAATATTACCTGTACAATCCCAGAAGGCAAAACTACTGCGATAGTGGGTGCCAGCGGAAGTGGTAAAACGACTTTAATGAAATTGTTATTGAAGTTTTACAATCCTACAAAAGGAAGTATCAATATCGGGGCTATCAATTTGAATGATATTCACAATGATTTTTGGCGCTTAAACTGCGGAGCCGTTATGCAGGATACTTTTATGTTTAACGATACGATCGCCGGCAATATTTCTGAATCGGAACAGAATGAATTTATTGACAGAGATAAATTAAATAATGCGGCATTTGTAGCCAATATTGAAGATTTTATCGAAAGATTGCCCAATAAATACAATACCGAACTGGGAACCTCAGGAATCCGTTTGAGCGGTGGACAGGAACAACGTATTATGATCGCGAGAGCCGTTTACAAAGATCCTTTTTATTTGTTTTTTGATGAAGCTACAAGTGCTCTTGATGCTAATAATGAAAAGGTAATTATGGAAAATCTGGAAAATTTTATTCATGGAAAAACTGCCATAATTGTGGCGCATCGATTAAGCACGGTAAAAAATGCGGATAATATAATTGTTCTTGAAAATGGTGAAATTGTTGAGCAAGGCAATCATGAGGACCTGACTAAATTAAAAGGTAAATATTACGCTCTGGTTAAAAATCAATTAGAATTAGGAAATTAA
- a CDS encoding helix-turn-helix domain-containing protein: MNNEQDKKLQLDCANAYLSKANKDGVAIEKARGLYLLGLLKQGNEAIKLFDSVIYLSKNLNDNKFPAFAYYKKGYQFKNKFQYKEAIDNFLIAERIAKSNNIDFFYKVKFSIALLRSEELGEINEALVGYKECFNYYKKKDISLPINYYPYQNAVFALADAYKALNQTDSTTYYNKIGYNESKSPKYVEYNALFILNEGANMTLKKNYKAALDSINKALPKLILCKNTDNVLASYFYLGQTYDGLGNKKEAVKNFIKVDSIYNLTRTIAPEFKSAYPYLIAYYKNNGDKTNQLKYLTRYMHIDSVLQANYKELTKKLRVEYDTPNLILEKETLIQSLEKEKTQSNWGIVISSILVVLAVGFGYYQYQSKKKHRVRFEKLMQKESDTTETIAPKTEHQDNINPEKVNTIGINEELVGQILEKLEKFEREKRFLESNITLQSLSDAFDTNNRYVSKIVNLYKQKSFIQYINDLRIEHAVTFLKEDKKLRKYTIQALALEFGFNNAESFSIAFYKKTGIKPTYFMKQIEETLKNKTA; this comes from the coding sequence ATGAATAATGAACAAGACAAAAAGCTGCAATTGGACTGTGCCAATGCCTATTTGAGTAAGGCCAATAAGGATGGAGTTGCGATCGAAAAAGCACGTGGTTTGTACTTACTCGGATTGTTAAAACAAGGAAATGAAGCCATCAAACTCTTTGACAGCGTTATCTATCTTTCAAAAAATCTAAATGATAATAAGTTTCCTGCTTTTGCCTACTACAAAAAAGGCTATCAGTTTAAGAATAAATTTCAATACAAAGAGGCAATAGACAACTTTTTAATAGCCGAGCGTATTGCCAAAAGCAACAATATCGATTTTTTCTATAAGGTTAAATTTTCCATCGCTCTTCTAAGATCTGAAGAATTAGGTGAAATAAACGAAGCACTTGTAGGCTATAAAGAATGTTTTAACTATTACAAAAAAAAGGATATTAGCCTGCCTATAAATTATTATCCCTATCAGAATGCTGTATTCGCATTGGCTGATGCGTATAAAGCGCTTAATCAGACCGATTCTACCACTTATTACAACAAAATAGGGTACAATGAGTCTAAATCACCTAAATACGTGGAGTACAATGCCCTTTTTATTTTGAATGAAGGGGCCAATATGACGCTAAAGAAAAACTACAAAGCCGCTTTAGACAGTATCAATAAGGCATTACCTAAGCTTATACTTTGCAAAAACACAGACAATGTTTTGGCCTCCTACTTCTATCTGGGTCAGACTTATGATGGTTTAGGCAATAAAAAAGAGGCCGTTAAGAATTTTATAAAAGTAGATTCCATTTATAACCTTACTAGAACAATTGCACCGGAATTTAAAAGCGCTTATCCCTATTTAATTGCCTACTATAAAAACAATGGAGATAAGACTAATCAATTAAAGTATTTAACCCGATACATGCATATTGACAGTGTTTTACAAGCGAATTATAAAGAGCTCACCAAAAAACTGCGCGTTGAATACGATACGCCAAATTTAATTTTAGAAAAAGAAACCTTAATCCAATCGCTCGAGAAAGAGAAGACACAATCCAATTGGGGCATAGTAATATCCTCCATTTTAGTGGTTCTGGCTGTAGGATTTGGATACTATCAATACCAATCAAAAAAGAAACATCGCGTCCGATTTGAAAAACTGATGCAAAAAGAGTCCGATACCACCGAGACAATAGCGCCTAAAACAGAGCATCAGGACAACATAAATCCAGAAAAAGTAAATACTATCGGAATAAATGAAGAATTAGTAGGTCAGATTTTAGAAAAACTGGAGAAATTTGAAAGAGAAAAACGTTTTTTAGAGTCCAATATCACACTTCAGTCTCTATCCGATGCCTTTGATACCAATAACCGATATGTATCCAAAATTGTAAACTTGTACAAACAAAAAAGTTTTATACAGTATATAAATGATTTAAGAATTGAACATGCTGTAACGTTTTTAAAGGAAGATAAAAAATTAAGAAAATACACCATTCAGGCACTTGCCCTCGAATTTGGATTCAATAATGCGGAATCATTTTCTATCGCTTTTTACAAGAAAACCGGCATAAAACCGACTTACTTTATGAAACAAATTGAAGAGACATTGAAAAACAAAACCGCTTAA